The sequence CCACGTGCGCGAGGTCAACAAGAAGAAGTTCAACGAGGAAGCCGCGATCATCCTCGCCATCCTGAACGATGCGTGGAGCGACAATTGGGGCTTCGTGCCGTTCACCGAGAGCGAGATCGCCTTCGCCGGCAAGAAGATGAAGCCGATCATCTTCAACGATCTCGTCCGCATCGCCGAATATGACGGCGAGCCGGTCGCCTTCATGATGAGCTGGCCCGACCTCAACGAGCTGCAGGCCGATCTGGACGGCGAGCTGTTCCCGTTCGGCTTCGTCAAATTGCTGTGGCGCCTGAACGGCGGCTTTTCGGGCCGACCGACGGTCAACACGATCCGCGTGCCGCTGATGGGCGTGGTCAAGCGACTGCAGGCCAGCCGCATGGCCAGCCAGCTCGCCTTCGTGATGATCGAATATATCCGGCGCGCCGCGGTCGCCAATTACGGCGCGAAGCGCAGCGAGATCGGCTGGATCCTCGAGGACAATCAGGGGATGAACTCGATCGCCGAGACGATCAACAGCGAGATCAACAAGACCTACCGCATCTACGAAAAGGCGCTGTAGCGCGCGTCAGCGGGTGATACCGATGCCGGCGCGCAGCCGCGTCTGGCGCCGGTTATAATCGAGCAGATCCTCGCCATAGCCGGCGAAGCCCTGCCCGAAGACGTAGAGCTTCGGGCCGGAGGCGAACAGGCGCGGCAGCGGATAGGAGACGAGCGCCTCCACCGCGCCCTTGCCGCTGGCGGGGTTGAGCCGGCCGCTCGCGTCGATCTGGATGCCGTCTGGCGTGCCGATGCGGCCGAACAGCCCGGCATTGCCGCGATAGCGCGCGATCTGGGGATTGTCGGAGCGCGAGCCGAGATAGACCCACGCGCGCGGACCGAGCGCGACATCGTACGCGCCGAGCGTCGTCGCCAGCTCGGGCTCGACATAAGCGATATTGAACGAGCGCGACGCGGCGCCCGACCGCCCGTTCGAATCGTGGCGCAGGCCGAAGCGGCCGCCGATCGTCCACGATCCCACCGATGCCAGCGGCGGCAGCGCATAATAGAGTTCGGGCATGTAGTTGACGTCGCGGAACGGCGCCGAGGCGTGGCCGAGATCCCAGAACATCTGTTGGGTGTAGCCGAACATCAGCCCGTCGACCCACGAGGTGCGCGCACCCGCGCGGCCGAACAACTGATATTTGAGGCTGACCTGCAGCCGCGCGTCGCTGCTCGTGCCGGGACCGTAGACCGCGTAGATCGGCTCGTAGCTCGACAGGTTGGCGAGGAAGACGCTGCGGCCGCGCTCTTCGGCGACGGGCGCCGTCGCAGGCGGCTGGGCGGGGGTCGCCAGCGGCGGGGCTGCCTGCGCCAATTGGGTCTGTGCCCCGCCATAATTGATCGCCACCGCCTGCGCGCCCGGCAGCGTCAGCGCGAGCATCCCCGCGCCGGTGCCGGCCGGAATGGCGAAGCGATAACGCTCCCGCGCGAAGCCCGACGGCGCCACGGTGACGGCATCGGGCTGATCGGCCGCGCGGTCGAGCCGGACCTGCGCGCGCGTGCCGTCGGCCGTTTCGATCGTCGCGTCGATGCCCGGCGCGACCGGAATACGTCGTGCCGCGGCATCGCCGTTGGTGACGATCAACGACACGTCGACCGCGCCGCTCGCCGGATCGATCGCGGTCGCGGCGACGATCGGCGGTTCGGCGAAGGCGGCGGGGGCGAACAGGAAGGCGGAGACGGACAGGCCGAGCGGCAGGCGAATCATGTTACGCAAGCGTTCGGATCGAAGGGCGGTTCCGAAACACGCTCCGGCCGCCCGACGCTCACCGATCACAGTGGCGCGGTCGCCACATCCAGCCATTCGGCCACCGCGCCGTCGAGCTGGGGCGCGATCGTCGCCCGCACCGCGGCATGATAGGCATCGAGCCAGTCGCGTTCTTCCCGGCTGAGCAATGCCGGCTCGATCAGCGCGCGATCGATCGGCGCGAAGGTGAGCGTCTCGAAGCCGAGGCAGGCTTTCTCGGCGCCCTCGATCCGGCGCTCCTCGACCAGCACGAGGTTCTCGATGCGGATGCCGTAGGCGCCGGTCTTGTAGTAGCCGGGTTCGTTCGACAGGATCATGCCTGCGCGCAGCGGCTCGTCGCCGCCCGATTGCGCGCTGCCGGCGGGCGAGATGCGCTGCGGCCCTTCATGCACGCTCAGATAGCTGCCCACGCCGTGGCCGGTGCCATGCGCATAATCGACGCCCGCCGCCCACAGATGCTGGCGCGCGAGCGTGTCAAGCTGGGTGCCGCGCGTCCCCTCCGGAAACACCGCGCGGGCAAGCGCGATGTGGCCCTTCAGCACGCGGGTGAAGCGGTCGCGCATCTCGGCCGAGGGCGTGCCGATCGCCACCGTGCGGGTGATGTCGGTGGTGCCGTCGCGATACTGGCCGCCCGAATCGACCAGATACAGGCTGTCCTGCTCCAGCGGCCGGTTGGTCTCGGCGCTCGCGCGGTAATGCACGATCGCGCCGTTGGGGCCGGCGCCCGAAATGGTATCGAACGACAGATCGCGTAGCAGGCCCCCCTCGGCGCGGAAGGCGCGAAGCCGGTCCTGCGCGATAAGCTCGTCGACCCCACCCTTCGGCGCCTCGACCGACAGCCAGTGGAGGAAGCGTGCGATCGCCGCGCCGTCGCGCGCCTGCGCGGCGCGATGGCCGGCGAGCTCGGCCGCATTCTTGATCGCGCGCGGCAGCACGGTCGGGTCGCGCAGCGCCAGCACGGTCGCGCCCGCTTCCTCCAGTGCACCGAAGATCGCCGCCACCGCGCGCTCGGGATCGGCGACGACGCGCTTGCCCGCCAGCGTCGCCAGATGGCCGGCGAAGGCGGCATAAGGCTGGACCCGCACGGCGTTGCCGAGATGCTGGCGCACCGCGTCGGTGATCTTCTCGGGCGCGACGAACAGATCGGCGGTGCCGTCGGCATTCGCTACCGCGAAGCCCAAAGCGACCGGCGTGCGCGCGACATCGGTGCCGCGCACGTTGAACGTCCACGCGATCGAATCGAGCGCGGACAGTACCGCTGCGTCGGCCTTGCGCTCGGCCAGCCAGTCGGCGATCGCCTGCCTCTTCTCGGCGGAATTGCGCCCGGCGAGATCGTCGGGCTGCACCTCCAGCACCGCCGCCGATGGCTGCGGCCGATCGGCCCACACGGCATCGACCGGATTGGTCGCGACCGCGACCAATGTCACGCCGCGCTCGGCCAGCCGCCGCGCGGCCGTCTCGACCCAAGTCTTGGTGTGCAGCCACGGATCGTAGCCGATGCGCGCGCCGTCGCCGACATGCTCGGCCAGCCACGACGCCACATTGGTCTGCGGCACCGACTGATAGCTCCAGTCGTCGGCGGAGACCTGCGCGCGCACCTGCAGCGTGTAGCGGCCGTCGACGAAGATCGCCGCCGCGTCCGCCAGCACCGCCGCCGTGCCCGCCGACCCCTCGAACCCCGTCAGCCATGCGAGCCGCTGGGCGTAGGCGCCGACATATTCGCTCATATGCTCGTCGGTCAGCGGCACGACGAAGCCGTCGAGCGAACGGCGGGAAAGTTCGGCGCGAAGCGCGGCGAGGCGATCGGTGGGGGCTGTCATGCCGCCGACGATAGAGGCTCGCTCCCGTCGCCGAAAGCCGTTGCGCGGCGGCAGCCCCGCTTCCACATGGGCGCGCATGACCGATACCCTCCCGCCGCCGCCTGTCGCCGCCACCCGTCCGCATAGCTTCACCACGCACGGCATCACGGTCGACGATCCGTGGGCGTGGCTCAAGGATGCGGGCTATCCCGAGGTGACCGACACCGACATCCTCGATTATCTGAAGGCAGAGAACGCCTTCTTCGATGCCGCGATGGCACCGCAGCGCGATCTGATCGACACGATCTTCGCCGAGATGAAGGGGCGGATGAAGGAGGATGATTCCTCCGTGCCGCAGAAGGACGGCGAGTGGCTCTATTGGTGGGCCTATGAGGCCGGCGCGCAATATCCGCGCCGCTGGCGCCGCCCGGTCGCCGGCGGCCCCGACCAGCTGATGCTCGACGAGCCGACGGAGGCCGAGGGCAAGGACTATTTCCGCGTCGGCACCGCATCGGTCAGCCCCGACGGGCGGCTGCTCGCATGGGGCGTCGACGATAATGGCGCCGAGCGCTTCACGCTGCGCATCCGCGATCTCGCCACGGGTCTCGACATCGAGACGGTCAGCATCGTCACCAATGGCGGCGTGGCGTGGAGCGCCGGCTCGGATGCGTTGCTCTACACCGAGGTCAACGACAATTGGCGCAGCTATCGCGCGCGCCTGCACCGCATCGGCACCGATCCGGCCGAGGATGCGATCGTCTATGAGGAAGCGGACGAGGGCTTTCGCGTCGCGGTGGGCGCGACGCGCGACCGCGAATGGCTGCTGGTCGCGACCGGCGACAACCAGACGACCGAGGTCCGCCTGATCCCCTCGCGCGATCCCGCCACGCCGCCGCGCGTCGTCAGCCCGCGCCAGGTGAAGCGGCAATATGCCGTCGACAGCGCGCACGGATCGCTGTGGATCCTGACCAACGACACCCACGTCAATTTCCGCATCGTCCGCGCCGATCCGTCCACCCCGGCGGTATGGGATGAAGTGGTCGCGGGCTCCGACCATGCCTACCTCACCGGCATCGCCGCCTTCCGCCAGCATTTGATGATCGCCGAGCGGATCGACGGGCTCGATCAGGTGACGCTGCGCGACTGGTCGGGCGAAAGCCGGTCCGTCGCCTTTCCCGAGGCGAGCTACAGCGCCGGGCCGTCGAACAACCCCGAATTCGACCCGGCATCCTATCGCCTGACCTATTCGTCGATGGTGACGCCGCTGACCGTCTATGATTGCGATCCCGCCAGCCTCGCGCTCACCCCGCTCAAGGTGCAGGAAGTGCCGTCGGGCTACGATCCCACGCGCTACGCGACCGAGCGGCTGACCGTGCCGGCGCGCGACGGCGCGCAGGTGCCGGTATCGATCGTCTATCCGGTCGGCTTCCCCAAGGACGGCACGGGCAAGGTCTTCCTCTATGCCTATGGCGCCTATGGCCATGCGATCCCGCCGAGCTTCTCGACCGGGCGGCTGTCGCTGCTCGATCGCGGCTGGGCCTATGCGATCGCGCATATCCGCGGCGGCGATGATCTGGGCTATGATTGGTATCTGCAGGGCAAGGCCGAGCAACGCTGGAACACCTTCCGTGATTTCAGCGACGCCGCGCGCGGGCTGATCGCCGCCGGTTTCACCGCGCCGGGCCGCATCGCGATCAACGGCGGCTCGGCCGGCGGCGAGCTGATGGGCGTGGTCGCCAACACCGATCCCGAATTATGGGGCGCGGTGGTGGCGGACGTGCCGTTCGTCGACGTACTCAACACGATGCTCGACGCGAGCCTGCCGCTCACGCCCGGCGAGTGGCCCGAATGGGGCAATCCGATCACCGATCCGGCGGCGTTCGAACTGATCCGCGGATATAGCCCCTACGACAATGTCGCGGCGAAGGCCTATCCGCCGATGCTCATCACCGGCGGCCTCAACGATCCGCGCGTGACCTATTGGGAGCCGGCGAAATGGGCGGCGCGCCTGCGCGCGACCAAGACCGACACCAATATGCTGCTGCTGAAGATCAACATGGGCGCGGGCCATGGCGGCAAATCCGGCCGTTTCGAGGCGCTGCACGAACGCGCCGAGGCGTTCGCCTTCGTGCTGACGCAGGTGGCGTGAGACCCGTTACCGTTCGTCCGTCTTGCCCACCCGTTATGCCAGCGCAGGCTGGCATCTCCCTCGGCCTCGGTGCGCCCGCCCCACGGAGACCCCAGCCTTCGCTGGGGTGACGGCGTAAGCGATGGGCGGGAAACAGAATTGACGGCGCGGGATGATGCCGCGACGACTTCGCGCTAAGGGTGCCGCATGAAGATCGCGACCTACAATATCAACGGCATCGGCGCGCGCCTGCCGCGGCTGCTCGAATGGCTGGAGGAGCGCCAGCCCGACGTGGTGTGCCTGCAGGAGCTCAAGGCGCCCGACGAACGCTTTCCCGAGGCCGAGCTGGCCGCTGCCGGGTACAATGCGATCTGGCACGGGCAGAAGAGCTGGAACGGCGTCGCCATCCTCGCGCGGGGCATGGACCTGCACGAAACGCGGCGCGGGTTGCCGAACGATCCCGATCCCGCGCACAGCCGCTATATCGAGGCGGCGGTCGGCGGCATCATCGTCGGGGGTCTCTATCTGCCGAACGGCAATCCGGTGCCCGGCCCCAAGTTCGACTATAAGATCGCCTGGTTCGAGGCGCTGCTGGCGCATGCGCAGACCCTGTTCGCGACCGAGGCGCCGGTGGTGCTGGCGGGCGACTGGAACGTGATCCCGACCGACCATCCCGACGATGTCTGGTCGGCCAAGCGCATGGCGGGCGACGCGCTGAGCCAGCCCGAATCGCGTGCCTGCTTCGCGCGGCTCGGCCATGCCGGCTGGACCGACGCGATCCGCGCGATCCATCCGACCGGGCCGGTCTACACCTTCTGGGACTATACGATGAATGCGTGGGCACGCGACGCGGGCTTCCGCATCGACCATCTGATGCTCAGCCCCGCCGCCGCCGACCGCCTGACCGACGCCGGCGTGGACAAGGATTATCGCGGCCGCGAAAAAGCGAGCGATCACGCACCGACCTGGATCACCCTGGGTTAGCCCCCTTTATCAAGGGCGATGATCTGCCGGGCGTGCACTGGTATACGCATGTCGGGAGACGCCCATGCGCATGTTGCTCGTCCTTGCCGCCGCTTTTCTCGCTGCCGGGCGCGCGCCGGCGCAGGCGGCCGAAGCATCCGGCAAGGCACCGGCCTGTCCGGCAGGCACCACGCCGCTCCCTGCCGCTCTCTCGGGCTGGTCGTCGCGCAAGCCGCTGGTCGCGGCGATCGATCGGGAGTCGCTCGACTCCGGCTGGCTCGCGCCGGGGATCGCGGTCGACCTGCAACTCGTCCTCACCTCGCAGGTCAGCTACGCGCATCCGCCCGCGCATGCCGGCGCGCCGTCCGGCTATGGCGGGATGCTCGCTTTCGCGACCGATCATGCCGGAACGGTGCGCGTCGCGATCGGCTCGGCCGCATCGATCGACATGATCGACTCCAGCGGCGCGCCGGTGGCCCCGACCGCCTACGGACACGGCCTCGCCTGCGCCGGCATCCGCCAGACGGTCGATTTCGCGCTGAAGCCCGGGCATTATATGGTCCAGATTGCGGGCAATGACGGGCCGATCCTGCCCCTGCTGATCGCGCCGCTTTCCTGACCTGCAATAAAGGACGGCACCACAAGGCGCTGCTCTTGCACTATTCCCGGTAAGATGGATAAGTAAGGCTTGGTTAATCGGCGACGCGGGGGCGGTCGCGCCGTCCTCTCTCGTTTGATTATCGCAGGATTATCGGCCGTCGCTGCCGGGCAGCGCAACGACAGGGAATGCGCCGGAAACTCGCTGACATTTGACAAGATAATGACCGGAGAGGCGCCGCGCACGATGCGGCTGGGGGCAAGATCATGCGGATTGTGCTGCTGTACAACGAGCTGGACAAGGATCCCGTCCGGCATGTCTGGCGGCAACTCCGCGGGCCGGGTGTCATACCTTGGTTCGCTGGCGAGCAGATCGATGCTTTTGGTGACCTGTACGATCAGATCGGCGCGCAGATCGCGCAGGCGGATGCGGTCGTCTTCTTCATCGGCGACAAGGGGCTGGGCAAGTTCCAGCGCAACATCGAACTCGGCTCCTCGCTGTGGAGGCATCGCACGAGCGCGGGCACATTCGCCATCATCGTGGTCGCGATGAGCGCGACCGCGCAGATCCCGCCCGAGCTGGCCGAATTTCCGCAGATCGACTTCGATCCTGTTCAGGCGCCGGCCACGCTGGCCGCGTCCATCAGGCGCCTCGCCGTGCCGGGCGTGGTCGCGTGATGAAGACGATCGTCTTTCTTTTCCACCCGGAGGATCAGGAACATGCCGCCCGTATCGGCGCGCAATTGCTGAGCCAGCTCGACCGGAACGTCTACAATCTCTGGACGACGGACAATATTTCGGCGTCCGGCAGCCTGCTCCAGCAGCTCGAGGGGGCGATCAACACCGCGTGGGCGGTATTGGTCACGATCGGCAGCAAGGGCACGGATCAGTCGTTCGAGAACATCTGCGCGCCGGCGCTTTCACGGCGCCAGTGGCAGGAGGGCAAGACGGCGTTCGGCCGGATTCGCATCGACCTTCCGAACCCAACGCCGATGCCGAACTCCCTGCTCGACTGGCCATCGATCAATGCCGGCCCCACGCCCGATTACATGCAGATCGCGGGTTCGGTCATGCGCATGCTCAAGCTCGACGCCGTCTGGTCGAGCAAGCTGGCGGTCGAAAAGGCGGTCGAGACGCTGGCCGCCGAGATGCGCCGGCCATTTGCCGACATCGCCGCCCAGATCGCGGTCGGCCGCCCGGTCACCTTATTGGTCGGCCCCTATGCGCCGGTCGAGGACGGCGACGACGGCAGCTGCCCCAGCAACGTCCGGGCGCGATTGCGCGGGCTGATCAGC is a genomic window of Sphingomonas nostoxanthinifaciens containing:
- a CDS encoding homogentisate 1,2-dioxygenase, whose amino-acid sequence is MRMLLVLAAAFLAAGRAPAQAAEASGKAPACPAGTTPLPAALSGWSSRKPLVAAIDRESLDSGWLAPGIAVDLQLVLTSQVSYAHPPAHAGAPSGYGGMLAFATDHAGTVRVAIGSAASIDMIDSSGAPVAPTAYGHGLACAGIRQTVDFALKPGHYMVQIAGNDGPILPLLIAPLS
- a CDS encoding exodeoxyribonuclease III, whose amino-acid sequence is MKIATYNINGIGARLPRLLEWLEERQPDVVCLQELKAPDERFPEAELAAAGYNAIWHGQKSWNGVAILARGMDLHETRRGLPNDPDPAHSRYIEAAVGGIIVGGLYLPNGNPVPGPKFDYKIAWFEALLAHAQTLFATEAPVVLAGDWNVIPTDHPDDVWSAKRMAGDALSQPESRACFARLGHAGWTDAIRAIHPTGPVYTFWDYTMNAWARDAGFRIDHLMLSPAAADRLTDAGVDKDYRGREKASDHAPTWITLG
- a CDS encoding S9 family peptidase, with product MTDTLPPPPVAATRPHSFTTHGITVDDPWAWLKDAGYPEVTDTDILDYLKAENAFFDAAMAPQRDLIDTIFAEMKGRMKEDDSSVPQKDGEWLYWWAYEAGAQYPRRWRRPVAGGPDQLMLDEPTEAEGKDYFRVGTASVSPDGRLLAWGVDDNGAERFTLRIRDLATGLDIETVSIVTNGGVAWSAGSDALLYTEVNDNWRSYRARLHRIGTDPAEDAIVYEEADEGFRVAVGATRDREWLLVATGDNQTTEVRLIPSRDPATPPRVVSPRQVKRQYAVDSAHGSLWILTNDTHVNFRIVRADPSTPAVWDEVVAGSDHAYLTGIAAFRQHLMIAERIDGLDQVTLRDWSGESRSVAFPEASYSAGPSNNPEFDPASYRLTYSSMVTPLTVYDCDPASLALTPLKVQEVPSGYDPTRYATERLTVPARDGAQVPVSIVYPVGFPKDGTGKVFLYAYGAYGHAIPPSFSTGRLSLLDRGWAYAIAHIRGGDDLGYDWYLQGKAEQRWNTFRDFSDAARGLIAAGFTAPGRIAINGGSAGGELMGVVANTDPELWGAVVADVPFVDVLNTMLDASLPLTPGEWPEWGNPITDPAAFELIRGYSPYDNVAAKAYPPMLITGGLNDPRVTYWEPAKWAARLRATKTDTNMLLLKINMGAGHGGKSGRFEALHERAEAFAFVLTQVA
- a CDS encoding phospholipase A translates to MIRLPLGLSVSAFLFAPAAFAEPPIVAATAIDPASGAVDVSLIVTNGDAAARRIPVAPGIDATIETADGTRAQVRLDRAADQPDAVTVAPSGFARERYRFAIPAGTGAGMLALTLPGAQAVAINYGGAQTQLAQAAPPLATPAQPPATAPVAEERGRSVFLANLSSYEPIYAVYGPGTSSDARLQVSLKYQLFGRAGARTSWVDGLMFGYTQQMFWDLGHASAPFRDVNYMPELYYALPPLASVGSWTIGGRFGLRHDSNGRSGAASRSFNIAYVEPELATTLGAYDVALGPRAWVYLGSRSDNPQIARYRGNAGLFGRIGTPDGIQIDASGRLNPASGKGAVEALVSYPLPRLFASGPKLYVFGQGFAGYGEDLLDYNRRQTRLRAGIGITR
- a CDS encoding toll/interleukin-1 receptor domain-containing protein, with protein sequence MRIVLLYNELDKDPVRHVWRQLRGPGVIPWFAGEQIDAFGDLYDQIGAQIAQADAVVFFIGDKGLGKFQRNIELGSSLWRHRTSAGTFAIIVVAMSATAQIPPELAEFPQIDFDPVQAPATLAASIRRLAVPGVVA
- a CDS encoding aminopeptidase P family protein yields the protein MTAPTDRLAALRAELSRRSLDGFVVPLTDEHMSEYVGAYAQRLAWLTGFEGSAGTAAVLADAAAIFVDGRYTLQVRAQVSADDWSYQSVPQTNVASWLAEHVGDGARIGYDPWLHTKTWVETAARRLAERGVTLVAVATNPVDAVWADRPQPSAAVLEVQPDDLAGRNSAEKRQAIADWLAERKADAAVLSALDSIAWTFNVRGTDVARTPVALGFAVANADGTADLFVAPEKITDAVRQHLGNAVRVQPYAAFAGHLATLAGKRVVADPERAVAAIFGALEEAGATVLALRDPTVLPRAIKNAAELAGHRAAQARDGAAIARFLHWLSVEAPKGGVDELIAQDRLRAFRAEGGLLRDLSFDTISGAGPNGAIVHYRASAETNRPLEQDSLYLVDSGGQYRDGTTDITRTVAIGTPSAEMRDRFTRVLKGHIALARAVFPEGTRGTQLDTLARQHLWAAGVDYAHGTGHGVGSYLSVHEGPQRISPAGSAQSGGDEPLRAGMILSNEPGYYKTGAYGIRIENLVLVEERRIEGAEKACLGFETLTFAPIDRALIEPALLSREERDWLDAYHAAVRATIAPQLDGAVAEWLDVATAPL